Proteins from a genomic interval of Lycium ferocissimum isolate CSIRO_LF1 chromosome 2, AGI_CSIRO_Lferr_CH_V1, whole genome shotgun sequence:
- the LOC132047533 gene encoding uncharacterized protein LOC132047533, producing MLCATVLDAAGKILPPAYAIVDSKNDASWDWFFQKLKQDYGERNNMYIVSDRHDSILKAASNVYPDVPHYNCIYHLWNNIKVRFKKNHEQLKPIFFAMANAYVRANFDRLMEDTDKIDNWVRGYLIDVGNEKGSIAHSSVNRSMVMTSNIAEFLNSATRHARDLPIKSLLEFMMDLVMRWNNDNRKDTTTTFTELGNKYNIIMKENIIFLDKMMVMASTDYVYSVIDAEKRNIVCMREKKCSCQRFQVDGIPCPHVMAVRQSVAILSFRVETCSRNMKEV from the exons ATGTTGTGTGCTACTGTACTCGATGCAGCAG GTAAAATCCTACCACCAGCATATGCTATTGTTGATTCTAAAAATGATGCGTCATGGGATTGGTTTTTTCAAAAGTTGAAACAGGATTACGGTGAAAGGAACAACATGTACATAGTGTCTGATCGGCATGACAGCATTTTGAAGGCTGCTTCGAATGTATATCCAGATGTGCCTCACTATAATTGTATCTACCACCTATGGAACAACATCAAAGTTAGATTCAAGAAGAACCATGAGCAATTAAAGCCCATATTTTTTGCAATGGCCAATGCATACGTGAGGGCAAATTTTGATCGCCTCATGGAAGATACAGACAAGATCGATAATTGGGTGAGGGGTTACTTGATCGATGTTGGCAATGAAAAAGGGTCCATAGCTCATTCCTCAGTAAACAGATCCATGGTGATGACTTCAAATATAGCGGAGTTCCTAAATTCAGCAACTAGACATGCAAGAGACCTGCCAATCAAGAGTTTGCTAGAATTCATGATGGATTTGGTTATGAGATGGAACAATGACAACAGAAaggatacaacaacaacatttacTGAATTAGGGAacaaatataacataataatgaaGGAGAATATCATTTTCTTGGATAAAATGATG GTAATGGCTTCAactgattatgtatattcaGTTATAGACGCTGAAAAGCGCAACATAGTGTGCATGCGTGAAAAGAAGTGCAGTTGCCAACGATTTCAAGTCGACGGGATCCCTTGTCCACATGTTATGGCG GTACGCCAATCTGTTGCTATTTTATCCTTCAGGGTTGAAACTTGCAGTAGGAACATGAAAGAAGTCTAA